The following are encoded together in the Candidatus Flexicrinis proximus genome:
- the groES gene encoding co-chaperone GroES, with protein MKLRPLGDRILVEPSEGEDKTSSGLLLPETAKEKPQQGKVLAAGAGRRDDDGKRIDMDVKTGDTILFAKYAGTEIKIDGKKLLIMKETDVLGILE; from the coding sequence ATGAAACTCCGCCCGTTGGGTGACCGTATTCTCGTTGAGCCTTCGGAAGGCGAAGACAAGACTTCGAGCGGCCTTCTGCTGCCGGAAACCGCCAAGGAAAAGCCGCAGCAGGGCAAGGTTCTCGCTGCCGGTGCAGGCCGCCGCGATGACGATGGCAAGCGCATCGATATGGATGTCAAGACCGGCGACACCATTCTGTTCGCCAAGTATGCCGGCACCGAAATCAAGATCGACGGCAAGAAGCTGCTGATCATGAAGGAAACCGACGTTCTCGGTATTCTGGAGTAA
- a CDS encoding GNAT family N-acetyltransferase codes for MELRLSLVPESDLTSMHAILVLCAEHMHRAFGRSHWYPYRDFPAWISRVDPARVYGLYQGDYLIGTFNLTDTPRPYQNTVPWADPAAKAVYFGGFGILPSFQGIGAGRWGMAQADAMAQAAGYAAIRFDGVASNTPLVAFYDRLGYERRGICDLTAQGWQPVMCYERVF; via the coding sequence ATGGAACTTCGTCTCTCGCTCGTCCCTGAATCCGACCTGACGTCGATGCACGCGATCCTTGTACTGTGCGCCGAACACATGCACCGCGCCTTTGGCCGCAGCCACTGGTACCCGTACCGTGACTTTCCGGCGTGGATCAGCCGCGTCGATCCGGCGCGCGTCTATGGCCTCTATCAAGGCGATTATCTGATCGGCACCTTCAACCTGACCGACACGCCACGGCCCTACCAGAACACCGTGCCGTGGGCGGACCCAGCCGCGAAAGCTGTGTATTTCGGCGGCTTCGGCATCCTGCCTTCGTTTCAGGGGATCGGGGCGGGGCGCTGGGGGATGGCACAGGCCGACGCGATGGCACAGGCGGCGGGCTATGCGGCGATCCGTTTCGACGGCGTCGCCAGCAACACACCGCTCGTCGCCTTTTATGATCGCCTCGGCTACGAGAGGCGCGGCATTTGCGACCTGACGGCGCAGGGCTGGCAGCCGGTGATGTGCTACGAGCGGGTTTTCTGA
- a CDS encoding DUF1579 family protein yields MLIAPPVQTLPAPDPHMHDLAWFLGEWSIFSRTFQAEPAGTWAEETIFAVHSAELGGNMIWEHFFGPLQGAAYEAWSLRKYDARKDRWFQRWVDSVPGGPVANWTGTWDAGTRSFTGYAEGFLDSEYRIKGERAMREIFDRITPDSFAWRMETTSDGGKTWTVTWTLDYTRVAR; encoded by the coding sequence ATGCTCATCGCGCCGCCCGTCCAGACCCTGCCCGCGCCCGACCCGCACATGCACGACCTCGCCTGGTTTCTGGGCGAGTGGTCGATCTTTTCGCGCACATTTCAAGCGGAACCAGCTGGGACATGGGCCGAGGAGACAATTTTCGCCGTGCACAGCGCGGAACTGGGCGGCAACATGATCTGGGAGCATTTCTTCGGGCCGCTTCAGGGCGCTGCCTACGAGGCGTGGAGCCTTCGCAAGTACGACGCCAGGAAAGACCGCTGGTTTCAAAGATGGGTGGACAGCGTTCCGGGAGGGCCGGTGGCAAATTGGACGGGAACCTGGGACGCCGGCACGCGCTCATTTACAGGCTATGCGGAAGGCTTCCTGGACAGCGAATACAGGATCAAGGGAGAGCGAGCCATGCGCGAGATCTTTGACCGCATCACACCCGACAGCTTCGCGTGGCGCATGGAAACGACATCCGATGGCGGCAAGACGTGGACGGTGACCTGGACACTGGACTATACCCGGGTGGCGCGATGA
- a CDS encoding MerR family transcriptional regulator, with product MMFKIGDFSKICQVSIKALRHWDSEGLLKPAAVDTQNGYRYYTVDQVAEVSRILALRTMGLALPQIRRMLNDRPSADDLRAMLKLKQAELEQEIEQAAQRLRAVESRLKQIETGGVMAGYEVALKEIAPQTVLAVRDTVPTMQALVDLLQETHPYSMARTGVNLLAVFHDDFYEDELLDVEIGFPVEGRQSPITLAHQRQMRQTELPGIPLMATTVHSGPWVSLSQGYTQLGRWIDANGYRIIGPGREVYFHIDWDDLQETTVTELQFPIASN from the coding sequence ATGATGTTCAAGATTGGCGATTTCTCGAAAATCTGTCAGGTGTCAATCAAGGCGCTGCGCCATTGGGACAGCGAAGGCCTGCTCAAGCCCGCGGCAGTTGACACTCAGAACGGATACCGGTACTACACCGTCGACCAGGTAGCCGAGGTGAGCCGGATCCTGGCGCTGCGGACGATGGGACTGGCTCTGCCGCAAATCCGGCGCATGCTGAACGACCGGCCAAGCGCAGACGACCTGCGTGCGATGTTGAAGCTCAAACAAGCGGAACTCGAACAGGAGATCGAGCAGGCGGCACAGCGGCTGCGCGCAGTCGAGTCGCGCTTGAAGCAGATCGAAACCGGGGGCGTGATGGCCGGCTACGAAGTCGCGCTGAAGGAGATCGCGCCGCAAACCGTGCTGGCGGTACGCGATACCGTGCCCACGATGCAGGCGCTGGTCGACCTGCTGCAGGAGACACACCCGTATTCGATGGCACGCACCGGCGTCAACCTGCTGGCGGTCTTTCACGACGATTTCTACGAGGACGAACTGCTGGATGTCGAAATCGGATTCCCGGTCGAAGGCCGGCAGTCCCCGATCACGCTCGCCCATCAGCGGCAGATGCGCCAGACCGAGCTGCCTGGCATTCCGCTGATGGCGACGACCGTCCACAGCGGGCCGTGGGTCTCGCTCTCGCAGGGGTACACCCAGCTCGGCCGCTGGATTGACGCGAACGGCTACCGGATTATCGGGCCGGGCCGCGAGGTGTACTTCCACATCGACTGGGATGATCTGCAGGAGACAACCGTGACCGAACTGCAGTTCCCGATTGCCAGCAACTAG
- a CDS encoding MerR family transcriptional regulator — MLKIRDFATLAQVSVRLLHYYDQIGLLRPLRTDTSNGYRYYSIDQLPRLNRILALRDLGLALDDIALMLNDDVRPAQIRDILTRRQQELRARIAQDQARVAQAEMRLRSIESEGTLPPYDIVLKHIPAESAITSEITFKEGQTIVDFYACGGSALREAGLRGRVAATVGIYPHAFVFERTPRSPFIFQPAYIVAHTDAVALDVPGYGRLEPGRLPGYVLVASTLHEAPYNRLFGAHLALHHWAEAHAYRPVGIIREVYLRDAAAGVPPLVEVQMPLRETQMSQPS, encoded by the coding sequence ATGCTGAAAATCCGGGATTTCGCCACGCTTGCCCAGGTCTCCGTGCGCCTGCTGCACTATTATGACCAGATCGGGCTGCTGCGTCCCCTGCGGACCGACACATCGAACGGCTACCGCTACTACTCCATCGACCAGCTGCCGCGCCTGAATCGCATCCTCGCGCTCCGCGACCTGGGGCTGGCGCTGGACGACATTGCCCTGATGCTCAATGACGACGTCCGCCCGGCACAAATACGCGACATCCTGACGCGGCGGCAGCAGGAACTGAGAGCGCGGATCGCACAGGATCAGGCCCGGGTCGCGCAAGCGGAAATGCGGCTGCGGTCGATCGAGAGCGAAGGGACGCTGCCGCCTTATGACATTGTCTTGAAGCACATTCCGGCGGAGTCGGCCATTACCTCCGAAATCACCTTCAAAGAGGGACAGACCATCGTTGATTTCTATGCCTGCGGAGGATCGGCTTTGCGTGAGGCAGGTCTGCGGGGCAGGGTCGCCGCCACTGTAGGGATTTATCCGCATGCCTTTGTGTTCGAACGGACGCCGCGCTCGCCCTTCATTTTTCAACCGGCCTACATCGTAGCCCATACAGACGCCGTCGCGCTCGACGTGCCGGGGTACGGACGCCTTGAGCCGGGTCGGCTGCCCGGATACGTGCTGGTGGCATCCACGCTGCACGAGGCGCCCTACAACCGGCTGTTCGGCGCGCATCTGGCGCTGCACCACTGGGCGGAGGCTCATGCCTACCGCCCAGTGGGGATCATCCGTGAGGTCTACCTGCGGGACGCGGCGGCGGGAGTGCCTCCGCTGGTCGAGGTACAGATGCCGCTGCGCGAGACGCAGATGTCTCAGCCGTCTTAA
- a CDS encoding heme exporter protein CcmB, giving the protein MSSLWSATAAIFLKDLRAELRSRELMSAMGLFSALCVFTFSFALELDRITRDAVAGGVLWVTVTFAVILGLNRSLGGEREQGNLDAMLLAPAPRAAIYLGKTLSNFAFSAVVGVVLLPVMTLLYNLPLAHFAVVAAVILGALSLSAVGTLLAAMTVQTRARDALLPIVMLPTALPVLLCAVKATNGMFANAPVTFWSGWLALLAVTAVAYIGVCVLLFSYVMEE; this is encoded by the coding sequence ATGTCGAGTTTATGGTCAGCGACCGCCGCGATTTTCCTGAAAGACTTACGCGCCGAACTGCGCAGCCGTGAGTTGATGAGCGCAATGGGGCTGTTTTCGGCCCTGTGCGTGTTCACGTTCAGCTTCGCGCTCGAACTCGACCGGATCACGCGCGATGCCGTGGCAGGAGGCGTGCTGTGGGTTACGGTAACGTTCGCGGTGATCCTGGGACTGAACCGGAGCCTCGGCGGAGAGCGCGAACAGGGGAACCTGGACGCAATGCTTCTGGCGCCGGCGCCGCGAGCCGCGATCTACTTGGGCAAGACACTCTCGAATTTCGCCTTTTCGGCGGTGGTCGGCGTCGTGCTGCTGCCGGTCATGACGCTGCTGTATAACCTGCCGCTGGCCCACTTCGCGGTCGTCGCCGCTGTGATTCTCGGCGCGCTGTCGCTGAGCGCCGTCGGCACGCTGTTGGCCGCCATGACGGTGCAGACGCGAGCGCGCGATGCCCTGCTGCCGATCGTGATGCTGCCGACGGCACTGCCCGTGCTGCTGTGCGCGGTCAAGGCCACCAACGGCATGTTCGCCAATGCGCCGGTCACCTTCTGGTCGGGCTGGCTCGCGCTGCTGGCCGTGACCGCCGTCGCCTATATCGGCGTCTGCGTACTGCTCTTCTCGTATGTGATGGAAGAGTAA
- the mtnN gene encoding 5'-methylthioadenosine/S-adenosylhomocysteine nucleosidase: MRRPFAAILGILLLLTVSAAVLLLAGRSQQQRIAILTGFDREAAEVAGLIDAARTEKILIGEIVFGSLAGREVLLVSVGPGMTNAAARTQALLDRYPVSLVIVVGTAGGLSDDLEVGDVVIPASWRSHQYGQITPEGFTPFPLSVQPFRQHETVPVAEFAVDAASLALAGRLPDVRVGGLGLSGDVFVSDPAARDRLRGEFGGLIVDMESAAVAQTAYLNGVPFIVIRGISDLAGGASIGDPGLAFTRPAQATRDLIALLP; encoded by the coding sequence ATGCGAAGGCCGTTTGCCGCCATTCTCGGAATCCTGCTGCTCCTGACGGTGAGTGCGGCCGTGCTTCTGCTTGCCGGCAGGTCGCAGCAGCAGCGCATCGCCATCCTGACCGGCTTCGACCGCGAAGCAGCCGAAGTCGCTGGCCTGATTGATGCCGCGCGTACCGAAAAGATCCTGATCGGCGAGATCGTATTCGGGTCGCTTGCCGGGCGCGAAGTGCTGCTGGTGTCTGTCGGTCCGGGCATGACTAACGCGGCTGCGCGAACGCAGGCGCTGCTTGACCGCTATCCCGTGAGTCTGGTCATTGTGGTGGGGACCGCCGGCGGCCTGAGTGACGACCTGGAAGTCGGCGACGTCGTCATCCCAGCGTCCTGGCGCAGCCACCAGTATGGGCAAATCACGCCAGAGGGTTTCACGCCGTTCCCGTTGAGCGTCCAGCCCTTTCGCCAGCATGAAACCGTTCCGGTCGCAGAGTTCGCGGTTGATGCGGCGAGTCTGGCACTGGCGGGCCGGCTGCCGGACGTCAGGGTGGGCGGCCTCGGACTGAGCGGCGATGTCTTCGTGTCCGATCCGGCGGCCCGCGACCGTCTCCGCGGCGAATTTGGCGGCCTGATTGTCGATATGGAAAGCGCCGCGGTCGCCCAGACAGCCTATCTGAACGGCGTGCCGTTTATCGTAATCCGCGGGATCAGCGACTTGGCTGGCGGTGCGTCCATTGGCGATCCCGGGCTGGCGTTTACACGACCCGCCCAGGCCACGCGCGATCTGATCGCCCTTCTACCGTAA
- a CDS encoding acetylxylan esterase, whose translation MAFFDFFPEQLAAYRPQRSEPANFDSFWSETLAETRKHPLNAVFEPVNLGLRQFDVYDVTYSGYGGQRIKGWYLRPAGHSAALPCVVEFIGYGGGRSSPLNWLKWPAAGYATLVMDTRGQGSVWSSGHTPDLPDGANPSVPGFMTQGVLSPHTYYYRRVFTDAARAIEAARSRPDVDGSRIAVCGGSQGGGISIAAAALVPDIGAAMPDVPFLCHFRRAVGLTDTYPYQEIVTYLHTHRGNEARVFATLDYFDGVNFASRIKAPSLLSTALMDMTCPPSTVYAAYNYIDAPKDIRVYRFNGHEGGQFEHAEAQIMWLQERFG comes from the coding sequence ATGGCTTTCTTCGACTTTTTCCCCGAACAACTCGCTGCCTATCGTCCTCAACGGAGCGAGCCCGCCAATTTCGACAGCTTCTGGTCGGAAACCCTGGCCGAGACACGCAAACATCCGTTGAACGCGGTATTTGAGCCGGTGAACCTCGGTCTGCGCCAGTTCGACGTATACGACGTGACCTACAGCGGCTACGGCGGCCAGCGCATCAAGGGCTGGTATCTGCGCCCCGCGGGACACAGCGCGGCGCTGCCGTGTGTGGTCGAATTCATCGGCTACGGCGGCGGCCGCAGCTCCCCGCTGAACTGGCTTAAGTGGCCGGCGGCAGGATACGCCACGCTGGTGATGGATACCCGCGGTCAAGGCAGCGTGTGGAGCAGCGGACACACCCCTGACCTGCCCGACGGCGCAAACCCGTCGGTGCCCGGTTTCATGACGCAAGGCGTCCTCAGCCCGCACACCTACTACTACCGGCGCGTATTCACCGACGCTGCGCGCGCCATCGAAGCGGCGCGGTCGCGGCCGGACGTGGACGGGTCGAGGATCGCTGTTTGCGGCGGCAGCCAGGGCGGCGGGATCAGTATCGCGGCAGCAGCACTGGTGCCAGACATCGGCGCGGCCATGCCGGATGTGCCGTTCCTATGCCATTTCCGCCGCGCTGTCGGCCTGACTGACACCTACCCGTATCAGGAAATCGTCACCTATCTGCACACCCATCGCGGCAACGAAGCACGCGTCTTCGCTACGCTCGACTATTTCGATGGGGTGAATTTCGCCAGCCGCATCAAAGCGCCCAGCCTGCTCTCGACGGCGCTAATGGACATGACCTGTCCCCCGTCGACCGTATACGCTGCGTACAACTATATCGACGCGCCGAAAGACATCCGGGTGTATCGCTTCAACGGGCATGAGGGCGGCCAGTTCGAACACGCGGAAGCGCAGATCATGTGGCTGCAGGAGCGCTTCGGCTAA
- a CDS encoding cytochrome P450: MTTTPATSSTGSQPSARPPRLPGIPYLTDNLNMLNDPLRYLVRGYQKYGPVFRTRLGLIEYTILAGLEANLLLQRDGEQIFGSESLFGGMARQFNTDVMLTVLDGEDHRHMRKIMRPGFAKSSVAPHIGPVVGVVQEYAARWKSGDSVPVFDLMRRLVCDQIGLIGTGVRPGERYKDVLTFLQGAMNVEVLKVWPRALLRRESFKRAKANMLALGLEIVEHHRANPPEKTGRPRNLVDDILAGDRPDGSAFTEDDLMAMAVGPYIAGIDTLASTLSFFVYTVLKHPEVRARLEADAEALFADGTPDLNAFRKAESLHAAAIETLRLYSVTPFTPRTVTAPFEFGGFTLQPGTEVMIAQAVTHMLPEYYPNPEKFDIDRHINGPQVPVGAFAPYTLGAHTCLGAGMAEALMLINMAALLKFARLDLPSPDYVVPVRTMPLPNPGQKFAVKVR; this comes from the coding sequence ATGACTACCACACCTGCGACGTCGTCGACCGGGTCGCAACCCTCTGCGCGGCCGCCCCGGCTCCCTGGAATCCCGTATCTGACCGATAACCTGAACATGCTCAACGATCCGCTGCGCTATCTCGTGCGCGGATACCAGAAGTATGGCCCCGTGTTCCGCACGCGCCTGGGCCTGATCGAATACACGATCCTGGCTGGACTGGAGGCGAATCTGCTCCTCCAGCGCGACGGCGAGCAGATCTTCGGCAGCGAATCGCTGTTCGGCGGCATGGCCCGCCAGTTCAACACCGATGTGATGCTGACCGTGCTGGATGGGGAAGACCACCGGCACATGCGTAAGATCATGCGCCCGGGTTTCGCCAAGTCCTCGGTTGCCCCGCATATCGGGCCGGTGGTCGGCGTGGTACAGGAATACGCCGCGCGCTGGAAGTCCGGCGACAGCGTGCCGGTTTTCGACCTGATGCGGCGCCTGGTATGCGACCAGATCGGGCTGATCGGGACGGGCGTGCGCCCCGGCGAACGCTACAAGGACGTTCTGACTTTCCTTCAGGGCGCCATGAACGTGGAAGTGCTGAAAGTGTGGCCGCGCGCGCTGCTGCGCCGCGAGTCGTTTAAGCGCGCCAAAGCCAACATGCTCGCACTCGGGCTGGAGATCGTCGAGCATCACCGCGCCAACCCGCCGGAGAAGACCGGGCGCCCCCGCAACCTGGTCGATGACATCCTGGCCGGCGACCGGCCGGACGGCAGCGCGTTTACCGAGGACGATCTGATGGCGATGGCTGTCGGGCCGTATATCGCCGGCATTGACACGCTGGCCAGCACACTTTCGTTCTTCGTCTATACCGTACTCAAGCACCCTGAGGTGCGCGCACGCCTGGAAGCCGACGCTGAGGCGTTGTTTGCCGACGGGACGCCTGACCTGAACGCTTTCCGCAAGGCCGAGTCGCTGCATGCGGCGGCGATCGAGACGCTGCGGCTGTATTCAGTGACCCCGTTCACGCCGCGTACAGTGACCGCGCCGTTCGAATTCGGCGGGTTCACCTTGCAGCCCGGTACCGAAGTGATGATCGCGCAGGCCGTCACGCACATGCTGCCGGAGTATTATCCCAACCCCGAAAAGTTCGACATCGACCGGCACATCAACGGACCGCAGGTGCCGGTAGGCGCCTTCGCGCCTTATACGCTCGGCGCGCATACCTGCCTGGGCGCCGGGATGGCCGAAGCCCTGATGCTGATCAACATGGCCGCCCTGCTCAAGTTTGCGCGGCTCGACCTTCCCTCACCGGATTACGTGGTGCCGGTCCGTACCATGCCGCTGCCGAACCCCGGCCAGAAATTTGCCGTGAAAGTGCGCTAG
- a CDS encoding PD40 domain-containing protein, with translation MSRLLLTVSRRRFLFIALAGALVVMIALNLQTGLCIMIAAADSGSTSDNAAGDPGAGAVIAPVRPDCEVTNTPTNTPTSTPTNTPTDTPTNTPTDTPTETPTNTPTETPTNTPTDTPTYTPTNTPTETPTNTPTDTPTNTPTRTRPPRKTPTPTFTPYTPPTDPPTTVPTVTPTSTFTPRPRINTPVPTPRCTRFCPDWLLYHANMTHDWEIYRLDGPDAYTNVSQGVGEGWEDIEPSRSPDSQWAVFASNRTGNWELFVARTDGSELVQLTFNAQARDVDPNWGPDDLIAFETSRDGNWEIYLFDIVTGAEVRLTDHAASDVNAYWMPDGHSLVFESDRDGTWQIYRVDIETKVVTLLSDGIGDDRDPVVSPDGEWIAFNSTRNGEPEALSLMNTDGTDIRRFTAPSARVMNPAWSPEGSLIAYESDLDGDLDIYVYQPSTGLSRQLTDNDVADYAPTWRCSDYVLVFTSDVTGDPNLFEASVLPIDAPGIDVWTDANQLTTPITDDVYPVDTQAEEDASREGRVPSTDGICHTFVSTCEGYPTFPQVEMLELQPDTTLTRPDPWKPIAVVPQCG, from the coding sequence ATGTCCCGCCTTCTTCTTACTGTAAGCCGCCGAAGGTTCCTTTTCATCGCACTGGCGGGTGCACTCGTCGTGATGATTGCGCTTAATCTGCAGACGGGTCTGTGCATCATGATCGCTGCGGCTGACTCGGGTTCGACCAGCGACAATGCTGCGGGCGATCCCGGCGCTGGAGCAGTGATTGCGCCTGTGCGACCGGATTGTGAAGTGACGAATACACCGACCAACACGCCAACGAGTACACCGACCAATACACCGACGGATACGCCAACCAACACGCCGACGGATACGCCGACGGAGACGCCAACCAATACACCGACGGAGACGCCGACTAACACGCCAACCGATACACCAACTTACACGCCGACGAATACGCCGACGGAGACGCCAACCAATACACCGACGGATACGCCGACCAACACACCGACGAGAACCAGGCCACCTCGGAAGACCCCGACTCCGACCTTTACCCCGTATACGCCTCCGACAGACCCGCCGACCACGGTTCCGACAGTGACGCCTACCAGCACCTTTACGCCCAGACCTCGGATCAACACGCCCGTCCCAACCCCGAGATGTACGCGGTTCTGCCCTGATTGGCTCCTCTACCATGCCAACATGACGCACGACTGGGAGATCTATCGCCTTGATGGCCCGGACGCTTACACCAATGTCTCGCAGGGTGTCGGGGAAGGCTGGGAGGACATAGAGCCGAGCCGCTCGCCAGACAGTCAATGGGCGGTCTTTGCGAGCAACCGTACCGGCAACTGGGAACTGTTCGTGGCGCGGACCGACGGTTCCGAGCTCGTGCAGCTGACCTTCAACGCGCAGGCTCGCGATGTCGACCCGAATTGGGGGCCGGATGACCTGATCGCCTTCGAAACATCGCGCGATGGCAACTGGGAAATCTACTTGTTCGATATTGTGACCGGCGCGGAAGTCCGCCTGACCGATCATGCCGCCAGCGATGTCAACGCTTACTGGATGCCGGATGGACACAGTCTGGTCTTCGAGTCGGATCGCGACGGCACATGGCAGATCTATCGCGTTGACATAGAAACAAAAGTGGTGACACTGCTGAGTGACGGCATCGGTGATGATCGTGACCCGGTTGTTTCGCCGGATGGCGAATGGATCGCCTTCAACTCCACGCGAAATGGCGAACCGGAAGCCTTGTCTCTGATGAACACAGACGGCACCGACATACGCCGCTTCACGGCGCCATCCGCGCGTGTCATGAACCCGGCGTGGTCACCCGAGGGTTCGCTGATCGCCTATGAAAGTGATCTCGACGGTGACTTGGACATCTATGTCTATCAGCCGTCTACTGGTCTCAGCCGTCAGCTGACCGACAACGACGTCGCCGACTACGCCCCAACCTGGCGCTGCAGCGACTATGTCCTGGTCTTTACTTCAGATGTGACCGGCGATCCTAACCTGTTTGAGGCTTCGGTGCTGCCGATTGACGCGCCGGGCATCGACGTATGGACCGATGCGAACCAGCTCACGACGCCGATCACCGACGACGTGTACCCGGTCGATACGCAAGCCGAGGAAGACGCCAGCCGCGAAGGACGCGTTCCGTCGACTGACGGCATCTGTCATACCTTCGTTTCAACCTGCGAAGGCTATCCGACATTCCCGCAGGTCGAAATGCTCGAGCTGCAGCCCGACACGACGCTGACGCGTCCAGACCCATGGAAACCAATCGCGGTTGTTCCTCAGTGCGGTTAG
- a CDS encoding cytochrome c, with protein MRQSLISIALLLLAACSPADPGSTVKGTRFTSEQIEQGRVYYEETCAKCHGIAGEGMFPEAPLEPDASGRYGAPPHNSTGHTWHHTDELLLRYVLEGGFADLSNFYPMPRWDDLYDREKAALIIAYIKTMWTDEQRIYQHHMTAEEEAQFAQTQP; from the coding sequence ATGCGCCAGTCCCTAATCTCTATCGCGCTCTTGCTCCTTGCCGCGTGCAGCCCCGCTGATCCGGGCAGTACCGTCAAGGGCACGCGCTTCACATCCGAGCAGATCGAGCAGGGGCGGGTCTATTACGAGGAGACCTGCGCCAAATGCCATGGGATCGCCGGGGAGGGGATGTTTCCTGAAGCGCCGCTTGAGCCGGACGCGTCTGGCCGCTACGGAGCGCCGCCGCACAACTCAACCGGCCATACCTGGCATCACACCGATGAGCTGCTGCTGCGCTATGTGCTTGAGGGCGGTTTCGCCGACCTGAGCAATTTCTATCCCATGCCGCGCTGGGACGATCTCTACGATCGCGAGAAAGCCGCGCTGATCATCGCCTATATCAAGACCATGTGGACTGACGAGCAGCGCATTTATCAGCACCACATGACCGCCGAAGAAGAAGCCCAGTTTGCCCAGACACAGCCGTAG
- a CDS encoding DUF1573 domain-containing protein, protein MSTRTAQKPPVSVKSAAPNRLPLIIGGAAAVVLIVIALVIAARGNQTPFVPLVTGAPHAAVSTTLIDHGDLQMEDYAESVFRIQNTGDQPLLILDEPRVELIQGCCPPRALVSRSTLQPGEEATISLRFTMHEMMGGQHEFRVHVVTNDPDQPVIPLTILSNWLE, encoded by the coding sequence ATGAGTACCCGTACCGCGCAAAAACCGCCAGTATCCGTCAAATCCGCCGCACCCAATCGCCTGCCCCTGATCATCGGGGGCGCCGCCGCCGTTGTCCTGATCGTGATCGCGCTGGTTATCGCTGCCAGGGGCAACCAGACACCTTTCGTCCCGCTGGTGACAGGGGCACCCCACGCGGCCGTTTCGACGACCCTCATCGATCATGGCGACCTGCAGATGGAAGACTATGCCGAGAGCGTATTCCGCATCCAGAACACCGGTGATCAGCCGCTGCTCATCCTTGATGAACCGCGCGTAGAACTGATCCAGGGCTGCTGTCCTCCGCGCGCGCTGGTCAGCCGCTCGACGCTTCAGCCCGGCGAAGAAGCCACCATATCGCTGCGCTTCACGATGCACGAGATGATGGGCGGGCAGCATGAGTTCCGCGTCCATGTCGTGACCAATGACCCAGACCAGCCGGTCATCCCGCTGACAATCCTGTCAAACTGGCTGGAATAG
- a CDS encoding ribonuclease H-like domain-containing protein, whose translation MRPLTFDLLPGLSHKIHDSLRANGFFSLHDIAAATPDDLRCVKGIKTTAESIHAHACAYVTGEPVWLAPMPPQVIDAPCAYLDIETNPMTGSVWSITVRAEDTLPFSILVCTDLNPLIAPDDEQVVVVDSQEEAWALAHDSTTDGTPILHWTGFDAGVMRQTADQPTRELLDPRMTDLHALIKASVAFPLHSRSLKVVAPYLGFGWKTYADWALALMDFQRWVLTGDARAFRQMLAYIRDDVDAMHVVLTWLRANRTSG comes from the coding sequence ATGCGCCCGCTGACCTTCGACCTGCTCCCCGGTCTCAGCCACAAGATTCATGATTCGCTGCGGGCGAATGGATTCTTTTCGCTGCATGACATCGCGGCGGCCACGCCGGACGATTTACGCTGTGTCAAAGGCATCAAGACCACCGCTGAGTCGATCCACGCGCATGCCTGCGCCTACGTGACCGGTGAGCCGGTGTGGCTGGCGCCGATGCCGCCGCAGGTGATCGACGCGCCGTGTGCCTATCTGGATATCGAGACCAATCCGATGACCGGCTCGGTGTGGAGCATCACTGTCCGCGCCGAGGACACGCTGCCGTTCTCGATCCTGGTGTGCACCGACCTGAACCCGCTGATCGCGCCGGATGATGAGCAGGTGGTGGTGGTCGACAGTCAGGAAGAGGCGTGGGCACTGGCGCACGACTCGACGACGGACGGCACACCGATCCTGCACTGGACGGGCTTCGACGCCGGAGTGATGCGCCAGACCGCCGACCAACCGACCCGCGAACTACTCGACCCGCGCATGACCGACCTGCACGCGCTGATCAAGGCGTCGGTGGCGTTCCCGCTGCACAGCCGGTCGCTGAAAGTGGTCGCGCCCTACCTGGGCTTCGGCTGGAAGACCTACGCCGACTGGGCGCTGGCGCTGATGGATTTCCAGCGCTGGGTGCTGACCGGCGACGCGCGCGCCTTCCGGCAAATGCTGGCGTACATCCGCGATGACGTCGACGCGATGCACGTCGTACTCACGTGGCTGAGGGCAAACCGGACGAGCGGCTGA